A genomic stretch from Moraxella nasicaprae includes:
- a CDS encoding DUF1852 domain-containing protein, whose protein sequence is MTAAFQCQVHTLDFDENYEPAKSTRLTTNFANLARGENRKQNLQNTIKMINNRFNDLANWDNPNADRYSVKLEIVSIDIDVAGEGEYFSGLEWLKTYIIDNKTGKKIDGIIGNSFSSFVRDYDFSVLLLDYNKDKPEFTVPKGYGDLHGKLYKYLLDSPEYKARGEKPPVLCLSVATTRTYHRTTNIHPILGVEYVQNDYSLTDEYFAKMGLKVRYFMPQGSVAPYAFYYDETADLLNDYTALELIGTIATMEAFQKIYRPEIYNANSVAGQTYKGSLTYDDYSLTKVDYDRVERTELAIKQGKYTEEHFIKPYKEILENWLNNQ, encoded by the coding sequence ATGACCGCAGCATTTCAATGTCAAGTTCATACCCTAGATTTTGATGAAAATTATGAGCCAGCCAAAAGCACTCGTTTGACGACCAACTTTGCTAATTTGGCTCGTGGCGAAAACCGTAAGCAAAATTTGCAAAACACCATCAAAATGATTAACAATCGTTTTAATGATTTGGCGAATTGGGACAATCCAAATGCTGACCGCTATTCGGTCAAATTGGAAATCGTCTCTATTGATATTGATGTGGCGGGCGAGGGCGAATACTTCTCTGGTCTTGAATGGTTAAAAACATATATTATTGATAACAAAACGGGCAAGAAAATTGACGGTATTATCGGTAATAGTTTTTCATCATTTGTCCGTGATTATGATTTTAGTGTTTTGCTACTAGATTATAATAAAGATAAGCCAGAATTTACTGTGCCAAAAGGCTATGGCGATTTGCATGGTAAACTGTATAAATACTTGCTTGATTCACCAGAATATAAAGCTAGGGGTGAAAAACCACCTGTGCTTTGCCTAAGTGTGGCGACCACTCGTACCTATCATCGCACCACAAATATTCACCCAATTTTAGGCGTAGAATATGTACAAAATGACTATTCTTTGACCGATGAATATTTTGCTAAAATGGGCTTAAAAGTGCGTTATTTTATGCCACAAGGTTCGGTTGCTCCATATGCGTTTTATTATGATGAAACCGCAGATTTGCTTAATGATTATACCGCTTTGGAATTGATTGGTACTATTGCTACGATGGAAGCGTTCCAAAAAATTTATCGCCCAGAGATTTATAACGCCAATTCGGTGGCAGGTCAAACTTATAAAGGCAGTTTGACTTATGATGATTATTCACTGACCAAAGTCGATTATGACCGTGTGGAGCGTACAGAGCTTGCCATTAAACAGGGTAAATACACCGAAGAGCATTTTATCAAACCATATAAAGAAATTTTGGAAAATTGGCTTAACAATCAATAA
- the tsaD gene encoding tRNA (adenosine(37)-N6)-threonylcarbamoyltransferase complex transferase subunit TsaD, with amino-acid sequence MKVLGLETSCDETGLAIYDSTMNDGKGGVLAQVLYSQIELHATYGGVVPELASRDHIRKLVPLLDELFAKAQIDKSAIDAVAYTKGPGLIGALMTGALFGRTLAYAWGVPAIGVHHMEGHLLAPMMTGDEVAFPFVCLLVSGGHTMLVRADGVGRYTVLGESIDDAAGECFDKTAKMLGLPYPGGPNVAKLAMTGNPKAYQLPRPMLGKGLDFSFSGMKTAVHNLIKDTPNADNDEKVRADIAASFEYAMVDTLVKKCTKALTQTNLKRLVIAGGVSANLRLRSTLETALAKMGASVYYAPPELCTDNGAMIAYAGFCRLHAGQGDDLSVACVPRWDMQTLPVAEFD; translated from the coding sequence ATGAAAGTATTAGGTTTGGAAACTTCCTGTGATGAGACAGGGCTTGCGATTTATGACAGCACGATGAATGACGGCAAGGGTGGCGTACTTGCCCAAGTGTTGTATAGCCAGATTGAGCTGCATGCCACTTATGGTGGTGTCGTGCCAGAGCTTGCCAGTAGAGATCATATCCGAAAACTTGTCCCACTATTAGATGAGCTGTTTGCCAAAGCACAGATTGATAAATCTGCCATTGATGCTGTTGCTTATACCAAAGGTCCAGGCTTGATTGGGGCATTGATGACGGGAGCGTTATTTGGTCGCACACTTGCCTATGCGTGGGGCGTACCAGCCATTGGTGTACATCACATGGAAGGACATCTGCTGGCTCCGATGATGACAGGCGATGAGGTGGCTTTTCCTTTTGTTTGTTTGCTGGTTTCTGGTGGGCATACGATGCTGGTGCGTGCTGATGGTGTCGGTCGGTACACGGTGCTGGGCGAGTCGATTGATGATGCAGCAGGCGAGTGTTTTGACAAAACTGCCAAGATGCTAGGCTTGCCTTATCCAGGAGGGCCTAATGTCGCCAAACTGGCAATGACGGGCAATCCTAAGGCTTATCAATTACCTCGACCAATGCTGGGCAAGGGATTGGATTTTTCGTTCAGCGGCATGAAGACGGCGGTGCATAATCTCATCAAAGACACGCCAAATGCAGACAATGATGAGAAAGTGCGAGCGGATATTGCAGCAAGTTTTGAGTACGCAATGGTGGATACTTTGGTCAAAAAATGCACCAAAGCCCTCACGCAAACCAACCTAAAACGCCTTGTCATTGCAGGAGGTGTGTCTGCCAATTTGCGTCTAAGAAGCACTCTTGAAACCGCCCTTGCCAAGATGGGGGCGAGTGTCTATTATGCTCCGCCAGAATTATGCACGGATAATGGTGCGATGATTGCTTATGCAGGTTTTTGCCGACTTCATGCAGGGCAGGGCGATGATTTGTCGGTGGCGTGTGTGCCTAGATGGGATATGCAGACATTACCTGTGGCAGAATTTGACTGA
- a CDS encoding outer membrane protein assembly factor BamE, which translates to MQTSTVLKFASTALASILLLSGCNLFRVYTIDLPQGTPLSVQQANQVQIGMNTNQVLYLLGSPAMRDTLSPNRWDYLYDYTAGTDGKRQKKANIKNAAQYLSIYFDNQGQVVRIEGKDSLPATRH; encoded by the coding sequence ATGCAAACATCTACCGTGCTTAAATTTGCCAGCACTGCTTTGGCAAGCATTCTACTGCTAAGCGGCTGTAATCTATTTCGTGTCTACACCATTGATTTGCCACAAGGAACGCCTCTGAGCGTGCAACAAGCCAATCAAGTCCAAATTGGCATGAACACCAATCAAGTATTGTATCTACTTGGCAGTCCTGCCATGCGTGATACATTGTCGCCAAATCGCTGGGATTATCTATACGACTACACCGCTGGCACAGATGGCAAACGCCAGAAAAAAGCCAACATCAAAAATGCAGCTCAATACCTAAGCATTTATTTTGATAATCAAGGTCAAGTGGTTCGCATCGAGGGCAAAGACAGCCTGCCAGCCACTCGTCATTAA
- a CDS encoding LLM class flavin-dependent oxidoreductase: protein MSHTIKTPTLSALNLAPMRQGQTAKDAIDAMVRLAQHLEILDFKRFWIAEHHNMPHLASSATQILIAHTLSQTQKIRVGSGGVMLPNHSPLQVAEQYGTLKTLYGDRVDLGLGRAPGTDPMTALALRRGRRDVSDEFASDISELQRYFGDDSVQGQVKAYPAMGLNMPLYILGSSVESAYLAGRLGLPYAFAAHFAPRMLDMAVEIYRQEFKPSAVLDAPYMMVCVNAVVADTDDEAHFLQTSLQQLFWDLVRGTSRGVCPPVPDMDALWSPSEKQAAMAMLAGSFVGDKASVKQQLTHFQNKLNVDELILTNYIFDEDKQHYAYQLFKEMVDEL, encoded by the coding sequence ATGTCCCACACCATTAAAACCCCCACACTTTCCGCCCTAAACCTTGCCCCAATGCGTCAAGGACAAACCGCCAAAGATGCCATTGACGCTATGGTGCGATTGGCTCAACATTTAGAAATACTTGATTTTAAACGATTTTGGATTGCCGAACACCACAATATGCCCCATTTGGCAAGTTCTGCCACACAAATTCTCATCGCCCACACGCTTTCACAAACACAAAAAATCCGTGTTGGTAGCGGTGGCGTAATGCTCCCCAACCACAGCCCTTTGCAAGTTGCCGAACAGTACGGCACGCTTAAAACCTTGTATGGCGACAGGGTGGATTTGGGGCTTGGGCGAGCCCCTGGCACCGACCCAATGACCGCCCTTGCCCTACGGAGAGGCAGGCGAGATGTGTCTGATGAATTTGCCAGCGACATCAGTGAACTGCAACGCTACTTTGGCGATGACAGCGTACAAGGGCAAGTCAAAGCCTATCCTGCGATGGGTTTAAATATGCCTTTGTATATTTTGGGGTCAAGCGTTGAGAGTGCGTATTTGGCAGGGCGACTTGGCTTGCCTTATGCCTTTGCTGCCCATTTTGCCCCTAGAATGCTGGATATGGCGGTAGAGATTTATCGCCAAGAATTTAAACCGTCTGCTGTGTTAGATGCCCCTTATATGATGGTCTGTGTCAATGCGGTGGTGGCGGATACAGACGATGAAGCCCACTTTTTGCAAACAAGCCTTCAACAGCTCTTTTGGGATTTGGTGCGTGGCACCTCTCGTGGCGTGTGTCCGCCTGTGCCTGATATGGACGCTTTGTGGTCGCCTAGCGAAAAACAGGCGGCAATGGCAATGCTGGCTGGCTCATTTGTGGGCGATAAGGCAAGTGTTAAACAACAACTAACCCATTTTCAAAATAAACTCAATGTTGATGAGCTGATTTTAACCAATTATATTTTTGATGAAGACAAACAGCATTATGCTTATCAGTTGTTTAAAGAAATGGTTGATGAGTTGTAA
- a CDS encoding NADP-dependent isocitrate dehydrogenase, translating to MSKSTIVYTHTDEAPALATYSLLPIIRAFGQTADIEFVTSDISLAGRILSQFPEYLNEEQRIPDALAQLAQLVTKPEANIIKLPNISASVPQLLAAIKELQAKGYALPDYPTNPQTDEERSIQSRYDKIKGSAVNPVLREGNSDRRAPNAVKNFAKKYPHSMGTWTADSKSHVATMTHGDFFHNEQSYTTADADTVSIIFTDKAGNKSELRSPVALKAGEIIDTTVMSKKALVAFLKEQIQDAKDKGVLFSLHMKATMMKVSDPIIFGHAVKAFFAPVFEQYGDKLAAAGIDVNNGFGNLLSNLDKLDADTRAGVEQAINDAYANGPDMAMVDSDKGITNLHVPSDVIVDASMPAMIRNSGRMWDKNGNAQDTKAVIPDSSYAGIYQAVIDFCREHGAFDPTTMGSVPNVGLMAQKAEEYGSHDKTFEIKADGKVEVFNQAGQLITSHAVEAGDIWRMCQTKDAPIKDWVKLAVNRARLSNTPAVFWLDEKRPHDASLIAKVKQYLGEMDISGLDLRVLSPVEATKFSLQRLKAGENTISVTGNVLRDYLTDLFPILELGTSAKMLSIVPLMNGGGMFETGAGGSAPKHVQQFNEENHLRWDSLGEFLALAVSFEHLAQTTGNTKAQVLAETLDIATEQLLLADKSPRRKVGELDNRGSHFYLALYWAQELAKQTKDSQIAAKFAPVAQALSDNETTIVEELNQAQGVATDIGGYYAPDFDKASQAMRPSATLNQVLSLLG from the coding sequence ATGAGCAAATCTACCATTGTCTATACCCATACAGACGAAGCACCAGCATTAGCAACCTATTCTTTGTTGCCAATCATTCGTGCATTTGGTCAGACTGCTGACATCGAGTTTGTTACCAGCGATATTTCTTTGGCGGGTCGTATCCTGTCTCAATTCCCTGAATACCTAAACGAAGAACAACGCATTCCTGATGCTCTTGCCCAGCTTGCCCAACTGGTTACCAAGCCAGAAGCCAACATCATCAAACTACCTAACATCAGTGCTTCTGTGCCACAACTTTTGGCAGCCATCAAAGAATTGCAAGCCAAAGGCTATGCCCTGCCTGACTACCCAACCAACCCACAAACAGACGAAGAACGCAGCATTCAAAGTCGCTATGACAAAATCAAAGGTTCAGCGGTCAATCCTGTATTGCGTGAAGGCAACTCTGACCGCCGTGCCCCTAATGCCGTGAAAAACTTCGCCAAAAAATATCCACACAGCATGGGTACATGGACAGCCGACAGCAAATCTCATGTTGCCACAATGACGCACGGCGACTTTTTCCACAATGAGCAGTCATACACCACCGCTGATGCAGACACTGTTTCTATCATCTTTACAGACAAAGCAGGCAACAAGTCAGAACTTCGCAGTCCAGTTGCCCTAAAAGCAGGCGAAATCATCGACACCACCGTCATGAGTAAAAAAGCTCTGGTTGCTTTCCTAAAAGAACAAATCCAAGATGCCAAAGACAAAGGCGTGTTGTTCTCACTACACATGAAAGCCACGATGATGAAAGTCTCTGACCCTATCATCTTTGGTCATGCGGTCAAGGCGTTCTTTGCTCCTGTGTTTGAACAATATGGCGACAAACTTGCCGCTGCTGGTATTGATGTGAATAACGGTTTTGGCAACCTACTATCTAATCTTGACAAACTTGATGCCGACACTCGTGCTGGCGTTGAGCAAGCCATCAATGACGCTTATGCCAACGGTCCTGATATGGCGATGGTTGATAGCGATAAAGGCATCACCAACCTACATGTACCAAGCGATGTGATTGTCGATGCTTCTATGCCAGCCATGATTCGTAACTCTGGTCGCATGTGGGACAAAAATGGCAATGCCCAAGACACCAAAGCGGTCATTCCTGACAGTAGCTACGCTGGCATTTATCAGGCAGTGATTGATTTTTGTCGTGAACATGGTGCATTTGACCCAACCACCATGGGTAGCGTACCTAATGTCGGCTTGATGGCTCAAAAAGCAGAAGAGTACGGTTCGCACGACAAGACTTTTGAAATCAAAGCCGATGGTAAAGTTGAAGTGTTCAACCAAGCAGGTCAGCTCATCACTAGCCACGCTGTCGAAGCTGGCGACATCTGGCGTATGTGCCAAACCAAAGACGCTCCAATCAAAGACTGGGTCAAATTGGCGGTCAATCGTGCCAGACTAAGCAACACCCCAGCCGTGTTCTGGCTAGATGAGAAACGCCCACATGACGCCAGTTTGATTGCCAAAGTCAAGCAATACTTGGGCGAGATGGACATCAGCGGTTTGGATTTGCGTGTACTATCGCCAGTGGAAGCAACCAAATTCTCGCTACAACGCCTAAAAGCTGGTGAAAACACCATCTCTGTTACAGGCAATGTGTTGCGTGATTATCTGACCGACCTATTCCCAATCTTGGAGCTTGGCACTTCTGCCAAAATGCTATCCATCGTACCATTGATGAATGGTGGCGGTATGTTTGAGACTGGTGCTGGCGGTTCTGCACCTAAACATGTACAGCAATTCAACGAAGAAAACCACTTGCGTTGGGACAGCTTGGGCGAGTTTTTGGCATTGGCAGTATCATTTGAACACCTTGCCCAAACCACAGGCAACACCAAAGCACAAGTGCTGGCAGAGACATTAGACATTGCCACCGAGCAACTACTACTGGCAGACAAATCGCCACGCCGCAAAGTAGGCGAACTGGACAACCGTGGTAGTCATTTCTATTTGGCATTGTACTGGGCTCAAGAACTTGCCAAGCAAACCAAAGACAGCCAGATTGCTGCCAAGTTTGCCCCTGTGGCACAAGCTCTGAGCGACAACGAGACCACCATCGTTGAAGAACTAAACCAAGCACAAGGCGTAGCAACTGACATCGGTGGTTACTATGCACCAGACTTCGATAAAGCAAGTCAAGCAATGCGTCCAAGTGCCACACTAAATCAGGTATTAAGCCTACTAGGTTAA
- a CDS encoding methionine synthase, producing MSKILLPTSTAGSLPKPSWLAEPEKLWSPWKFEGEELLQAKQDALLVSLAEQVAAGIDIVSDGEQTRQHFVTTFIEHLNGVDFNKRETVRIRNRYDASVPSVVGDVSRPKSVFVEDAKFLRAHTDKLIKWALPGPMTMIDTLYDGHYKSREKLAWEFAKILNEEAKELEAVGVDIIQFDEPAFNVFFDELNDWGIAALERAVEGLKCQTAVHICYGYGIKANTDWKQTLGSEWRQYEESFPLLQKSNIDIISLESQNSKVPMDLIELLRGKKVMLGAIDVATNQIETPDEVADTLRKALQFVEAENLYPCTNCGMAPLSRTVARGKLNALSQGAAIIRGELGGQ from the coding sequence ATGAGCAAAATTTTACTTCCTACTTCTACTGCTGGTAGTTTACCCAAACCCTCTTGGCTTGCTGAACCTGAAAAATTATGGTCGCCTTGGAAATTTGAGGGCGAAGAGTTGTTGCAAGCAAAACAAGATGCCTTATTGGTATCGCTGGCTGAACAAGTTGCCGCAGGTATTGATATTGTCAGTGATGGCGAACAAACTCGTCAGCATTTTGTCACGACATTTATTGAACATTTAAATGGTGTGGATTTTAACAAAAGAGAAACCGTTCGCATTCGTAACCGTTATGATGCCTCCGTGCCAAGCGTAGTGGGCGATGTCTCTCGTCCCAAGTCTGTTTTTGTGGAAGATGCTAAGTTTTTACGAGCTCACACCGACAAGCTCATCAAATGGGCGTTGCCTGGTCCGATGACCATGATTGATACGTTGTATGATGGTCATTATAAAAGTCGTGAAAAACTGGCGTGGGAATTTGCTAAAATTTTGAATGAAGAAGCCAAAGAATTGGAAGCGGTAGGCGTGGATATTATCCAGTTTGATGAGCCAGCGTTTAATGTGTTTTTTGATGAGTTGAATGATTGGGGCATTGCTGCCTTAGAGCGAGCAGTAGAAGGCTTAAAATGCCAAACCGCAGTACATATCTGCTATGGCTATGGCATTAAGGCAAATACTGATTGGAAACAAACACTTGGCTCTGAATGGAGACAATATGAAGAGAGTTTCCCATTACTGCAAAAATCTAACATTGACATTATTTCATTAGAGTCCCAAAACTCCAAAGTACCGATGGATTTAATTGAGCTACTTCGTGGCAAAAAGGTAATGCTTGGGGCGATTGATGTGGCGACCAATCAAATTGAGACACCTGATGAAGTTGCAGATACCTTGCGTAAAGCTTTACAATTTGTTGAAGCAGAGAATCTATATCCTTGCACCAACTGTGGTATGGCACCATTGTCTCGCACGGTAGCTCGTGGTAAACTAAACGCCCTAAGTCAAGGGGCTGCGATTATTCGTGGTGAGCTTGGCGGTCAATAA
- a CDS encoding flavin reductase has product MVSVTEFKDAMAQLATAVHVVTSDGENGRYGFTASAVCSVTDSPPTLLVCMNTNIRFYDEFVKNGVLMVNTLTAQQSELSNAFASPLASEERFAKAEWTTLVTGSPMLKNALINFDCKISEIKQVGTHGILICEIVGIHQGDDDKALIYHNRGYHQV; this is encoded by the coding sequence ATGGTATCTGTTACAGAGTTTAAAGATGCAATGGCACAGCTTGCCACAGCGGTGCATGTCGTGACCAGTGATGGCGAAAATGGACGATACGGTTTTACTGCCTCTGCGGTGTGTAGTGTTACTGATTCTCCGCCTACACTCCTTGTGTGCATGAATACAAACATTCGCTTTTATGATGAGTTTGTCAAAAATGGTGTGCTGATGGTGAATACCTTGACTGCCCAGCAGTCCGAACTATCTAACGCCTTTGCTTCACCACTCGCCAGTGAAGAACGCTTTGCCAAAGCAGAGTGGACAACTTTGGTGACAGGTTCGCCAATGTTAAAAAATGCTTTAATCAATTTTGATTGTAAAATTAGCGAAATTAAACAAGTGGGTACACATGGTATTTTAATTTGTGAGATTGTTGGTATTCATCAAGGCGATGATGATAAAGCACTTATCTACCATAATCGTGGCTATCATCAAGTCTGA